The Pelagibius sp. CAU 1746 genomic sequence CTGGTCTACCAGAGCCACGGCGGCAACGGCACCGCCGGGGTCGGCTGGGGCCTCAGCGCCTCGTCCTCCATCCACCGCTGTTCCCAGACCCTGGCCCAGGACGGCGCCATCCACGGCGTCGACTTCTCCGCCGACGACCGCTTCTGCCTGGACGGCCAGCGCCTGGTGGCCATCTCCGGCGCCTACGGCGCCAACGGCACCGAGTACCGGACGGAGATCGACAGCTTCGCGCGCATCGTCTCCCACGGCACGGCGGGCACGGGCCCGCTCTCCTTCACCGTGGAGACCAAGTCCGGCCGGACCCTGGAGTACGGCAACACCGCGGACGCGCGCCTCGGCGTAGCGGCGGCCAGCGAGATCCGCCTGTGGTCGCTGAACAAGGTCAGCGACACGCTCGGCAACGCCATGACCTACCACTACGTGGAGGGCGCTGCCGACAGCAGCTACCGCCTCGACCGCATCGAATACACGAGCAACGCCGGCCAGAGCGTGCTGCCGCAGAGCGAGGTGCGCTTCGTCTACGAGGCCCGCCCGGATGTCCGGACCAGCTACCTCGCCGGCGCAAAGCTGGCCATGACCAAGCGCCTCGCCGCCGTCGAGACCTGGAGCGGCAGCGGCACCGGCCTCGCCCTCGTTAAGCGCTACAGCCTCACCTACGAGACCAGCCCCGCCACCAGCAGATCGCGCCTCACCGCCATAACCGAGTGCGATGCAAACAGCAACTGCCTCCAGCCGGTGAACCTGGGGTGGTTGGGAGAAGTGCCTGACTTCGACACAACCGTCATCGCCAGCGACACTGTGACCAACCTCTGGGGCCTGAGCAGAAACGATTGGGCGGCCAACACGCGCGAACTCCACATGCTGGACTACAATGGCGACGGCCTCAGCGACATCCTTCTGCAGGGGGTGGATGAAAACAGATTCAACTACCTCCTCACCCACAGCGGCCCCGCCCCCGACCTTCTCACCTCGATCACCGACTCCCTCGGCCGCACCTCTACCCTCGACTATGCGCCGCTGACGGACGCCACCGTCTATGCGAAGGACAGCGACGCAGTCTTCCCGGTGGTCGACATCCAGGCGCCGCTCTATGTGGTGAAGTCTGTCTCCTCCGACGACGGGGTCGGCGGGCAGAAGGTCACCTCGTACAGCTACGCCGGCGCCAAGGTGCATGTGCAGGGCCGCGGCTTCCGCGGCTTCCGGCAGATGACCGCCACCGACCAGCAGACGGGTATCGTCACCACCACGGACTACAGCCAGGTCTTCCCCACCACCGCCCAGGTGCTGACCTCGGTCAAAACGCTGACCGACGGCACCACCATCAAGACCATCGCCAACACCTGGGACCAACTCTCCCTCAACACCGGCAAGACGGTCTGGCCCTACGTCGCGAGTTCCACCTCCAAGGACTACGAGCCCAACGACGGCGTCGGGAACCTGCCGGTCGTCTCCCGCACCGCCACCGCGGTCTTCGACGTCTACGGCGACCCGACCAATCTCACCACCACCACGACAGGCGGCGGCGAGACCTTCACCGAGACCACGGTGAACAGCTACCAGAACATCGCCACCCCAACCCGGTGGCTCCCCGGCCTCGTCACCCGCTCCGAGGTCACACGCAGCCGCCCCGGAGGGCCATGACGATGAAGCGACGTTCCGACATACTTCGACCCTCTCTGGCGACTGCTCTGGCGCTTGGCGTGCTGCAGGCGGTCGGCTCGTTACAGAGCGCCCAAGCGCAGGCCACGGTAGCCGGCGTCACCTCGGGCGCGCTGTCGGTCGATGAGACGGGCTCGGCCGGTTACACGATCCCCATCGCCGTGCCGCCGGGCATCGCGGGGATGCAGCCAAGCCTTGCCCTGGTCTACCAGAGCCATGGCGGCAACGGCACCGCCGGGGTCGGCTGGGGCCTCAGCGCCTCGTCCTCCATCCACCGCTGTTCCCAGACCCTGGCCCAGGACGGCGCCATCCACGGCGTCGACTTCTCGGCGCAAGACCGCTTCTGCCTGGACGGCCAGCGCCTGGTGGCCATCTCCGGCGCCTACGGGGCCGACGGCAGCGAGTACCGCACCGAGATCGACAGCTTCGCGCGCATCACCTCCCACGGCACGGCGGGCACGGGCCCGCTCTCCTTCACCGTGGAGACCAAGTCCGGCCGGACCCTGGAGTACGGCAACACCGCGGACGCGCGCCTCGGCGTAGCGGCGGCCAGCGAGATCCGCCTGTGGTCGCTGAACAAGGTCAGCGACACGCTCGGCAACGCCATGACCTACCACTACGTGGAGGGCGCTGCCGACAGCAGCTACCGCCTCGACCGCATCGAATACACGAGCAACGCCGGCCAGAGCGTGCTGCCGCAGAGCGAGGTGCGCTTCGTCTACGAGGCCCGCCCGGATGTCCGGACCAGCTACCTCGCCGGCGCAAAGCTGGCCATGACCAAGCGCCTCGCCGCCGTCGAGACCTGGAGCGGCAGCGGCAGCGGCCTCGCCTTGGTGAAACGCTACAGCCTCACCTACGAGACCAGCCCCGCCACCAGCAGATCGCGCCTGACCTCCATCACCGAGTGCGATGCAAACAGCAACTGCCTCCAGCCGGTGAGCCTGGGGTGGCAAGGAAGCGCGCTCAACTACACCAAGGAGATTGTCAACGACTCCTGGGGGATGTCTGTTAGCGCCTGGGCCGCCGACAAGCGAACTCTTCATATCCTCGACTACAATGGCGACGGCCGCAGCGACATTCTGGTCCAGGCGGAGACCAATAGCCTTTCCTCCGTCCTTCTAACCTCAAACGGCAACGGCTTCGACAAATCCATCATCACCGACTCTTGGGGCATGTCCGCCAGCGCTTGGGCAGGCGATAAACGAGTACTCCATATTCTTGATTACAATGGCGACGGCCTCAGTGACATCCTCGTGCAAGGAAAAACCGATGGCCTTTCTTCTGCACTGCTGACTTCAAACGGTAGCGGCTTCGACAAGACTATAATCGACAGTCTGTGGGGCATGTCCAATAGTGCTTGGTCTGCCGACAAACGGATATTGCACCCCTTTGATTACAACGGCGACGGTCTCACCGACATCCTGGTTCAGGGGCGGACAAATAGTCTTTCTTCCGTTCTGCTGACTTCAAATGGCACCGGCTTTGAAAAGGCCGTTATCGATAGTTCGTGGGGACTGACCCTTGGCGCACTATCTGCCGCCGAGCGAATTCTCCATGTATTCGATTACAATGGTGACGGCCTCGATGACATTCTTATCCAGGGCAAGAATTCAAACAACGGCACGTCGCTTCTCACCTCCAACGGCAGCGGGTTCGACCGGACCGTCGTAACCAACTCCTGGGGCATGTCGCTGATGGGGTGGGCCGCCGTCGAGCGCGTGATCCATACTATTGACCACAATGGTGACGGCCTTGATGACATCCTCATTCAAGGGATTGACGATACGCATATTACGGCACTTCTGACGTCAAACGGTACCGGCTTCGCAAAAAGGGACGTTACCAACTCCTGGGGCATGTCCCTTAGTGCATGGGGCGCGAACCGTCGAACCTTGCATGTCCTTGACCACAATGGAGATGGTCTCAGCGATATTCTGGCGCAGGGGAAGAGTGCACCCTCACTCCATTCGACGGTTCTCCTTACTTCGACCGGGGCGGAATACACCAAGACAGTCGTCAGTGATCTTTGGAACATGGATGTTGGCGCCTGGGCCAGTGATGAGCGCATTCTCCATATCCTCGACTACAACGGCGACGGTCTTCCCGACATTCTTGGGCAGGGGAAGAGTAGCAGCCTGTGGACCTTCACCCTCACCCACAGCGGCCCCGCCCCCGACCTTCTCGCCTCGATCACCGACTCCCTCGGCCGCGTCTCCACCCTCGACTATGCGCCGCTGACGGAGGCCACGGTCTATGCAAAGGACAGCGACGCAGTCTTCCCGGTGGTCGACATCCAGGCGCCGCTCTATGTGGTGAAGTCGGTCTCCTCCGACGACGGGGTCGGCGGGCAGAAGGTCACCTCGTACAGCTACGCCGGCGCCAAGGTGCATGTGCAGGGCCGCGGTTTCCGCGGCTTCCGCCAGATGAAGGCCACCGACCAGCAGACCGGCATCGTCACCACCACGGACTACAGCCAGGTCTTCCCCACCACCGCCCAGGTGCTGACCTCGGTCAAGAGGCTTTCCGACGGCGCCACCATCAAGACCATCGCCAACACCTGGGACCAGCTCTCCCTCAACACCGGCAAGACGGTCTGGCCCTACGTCGCAAGCTCGACCTCCGAGGACTACGAGCCCAACGACGGCGTGGGGAACCTGCCGGTCGTCTCCCGCACCGCCACTGCGGTCTTCGACGTCTACGGCAACCCGACCAATCTCACCACCACCACCACAGGCGGCGGCGAGACCTTCACCGAGACCACGGTGAACAGCTACCAGAACATCGCCACCCCAACCCGGTGGCTCCCCGGCCTCGTCACCCGCTCCGAGGTCACACGCAGCCGCCCCGGAGCGCCATGACGATGAAGCGACGTTCCGACACGCCCTCCACAGCAGCGCCCTTGCAAGCCGCCCTTTCCGCCGGCGATACCCCGGGAGATCCCGTCATGACCCCTATCCGCTCCGTTCCCGCCCCGCGGCTCTCGCGCTTCGGGGGGCGGCTGGCCTCGGGGGCCTTGAGCACACTGGCCCTGGGCTCGCTGGCCCTGGCGGCAACCCTGCTGTTGGCGGCGACGCCGGGGGCGCAGGCGCAGGTCATCAGCGATACCCGGGTGACGACCTTCACCTACGACAGCAATACCGGCCTGCTGCTCCAACGGGTGAGCGAGCCGGACAACGCGGCCATCGCGCTGACCACCGGCTACACCTATGACGGTTTCGGCAATCAGCTCACCTCGACGGTGAGCGGGCCGGACATCGCGACGCGCACCACCACGGCGACCTACAGCGCCGACGGGCGCTTCGCGGCCACCGTCACCAATGCGCTGGGCCACACGGAAACCCGCGTCATCGACGGGCGCTTCGGCAATGTCACCAGCCTCACCGGCCCCAACAGCCTCAGCACCACCTGGGTCTACGACGGCTTCGGGCGCAAGACCAAGGAGCTCCGCGCCGACGGCACGGAGAGCCGCTGGACCTACGAGCTCTGCGCCACCCAGTGCCCGGCCGGCGCGGTCTACATGGTCTCGGCGCAGGACTTCATCACCTCCTCAAACACGGCAACCACTGCCAAGGCCATCGAGTACCTGGACAAGCTGAACCGCGTCTTCCGCAGCGAGGGCGAGGGCTTCGACGGCACGCCGGTCTACGCCGACACCCTCTTCACCGCCCGCGGTGAAGTCCACAAGGTCTCCAAGCCCTACTTTGCCGGCACGGCGGCCCAGAACATCCTCTGGGCCGAGAACGCCTACGACGTCGTCGGCCGGCGCACCTCGGTGACCCTGCCCGACGGCGGGGTGGAGTCCACCGACTTCTCCGGCCTCACCACCACCCTCACCAACGCCCTCAGCCAGACCTCCCTCCGCGTGGAGAACGCGATCGGCGAGCTGGTCTCGGCGACCGACAACCTCGCCAATGTCACCACCTACAGCTACGACGCCTTCGGCAACCTGCTGAGCACCAACGCCGCCGGCGTGGTCACCACCATGACCTACGACATCCGCGGCCTGAAGACCGCCATGGACGACCCGGACATGGGGGTGTGGTCCTACAGCTACGACGCCCTGGGCCAGCTCACCAGCCAGACCGACGCCAAGTCCCAGGTCGTCACCATGGCCTACGACAAGCTGGGCCGCATGGTGAGCCGCACGGACGATTACGGCACCCCCCAGGCCGCCACCACCGCCTGGACCTACGACAGCGCGACGAAGGGCGTCGGCAAGATCGCCGCCGTCTCGGCGCCGGCGATCAACTACGCCGAGACCATGACCTACGATTCGGTGGGCCGGCCCGACATCGCCAGCCTGACCTTCGAGAGCCAGACCTACGACACCCGCGCGCTCTATGACGCCGCGGGCCGCGCCGACACCCTGGTCTATCCCAGCGGCTTCCAGGTGAAGTCCCACTTCACCGCCAACGGCCACCTCTCCTCGGTCACCGACGAGCTCTCCAGCGTCACCTACTGGCAGGCGACGACGGTGAACGCCGAGGGCCAGGTGACGGCCGAGACCCTGGGCAACGGCGTCGCCACGGCCCGCGTCTACGACCCGGCGACCAGCCGCATCGACTCCATCGTCACCACCAAGGGCGCCACCGGCATCCAGGACCTGGCCTTCGACTTCGATACCCTGGGCAACCTGACGGCGCGCCGCGACCTGCGCCAGGACCGCGAGGAGGCCTTCACCTACGACGGCCTCAACCGCCTGACCGGCACCACGCTGACCGACACCGCCACCCTGGCGACGCTGGCCACCACGACCTATAGCTATGACGCCCTGGGCAACATCATCACCAAGTCCGACGTGGCGGGCGGGTCGACCTACGTCTACGGCCTGGCCGGCGCCGGGCCGCACGCGGTCTCGCAGATCGGCGCGAAGCTCTACAGCTACGATCTCAACGGGTCCATGGTCTCGGGCGACGGCAAGACCACCGCCTGGACCTCCTTCAACAAGCCGGCACAGATCACCGACACCCTGACCGGGGATCTGACGAGTTTCGTCTACGGCCCCAGCCGCGCCCGGGTGAAGCAGCAGATCGTCGACGGCGGGCTCAGCACCACCGTGGTCTACGTCGGCAGCCATTTCGAGAAGAAGGTCCGCCCCGGCGAGGACGACGAGCTGGTGCACTACATCCGCGCCGGCGGCGGCGTGGTGGCCATCTACACCCAGTACGACGACGGCTACACGATCACCGACAAGACCCGCTACCTGCACCGCGACCACCTGGGCTCGGTCGACGTCGTCACCGACGAGGCGGGTGTTGAGAAGGAGCGCTACTCCTACGACCCCCACGGCAAGCGCCGCCTCTCCGACTGGCAGGCCGGCACGCCCACCACGCCGGGCGAGACGCCGCGGGGCTTCACCGGCCACGAGCACCTCGACGCCGTCGGCCTCATCCACATGAACGGCAGAGTCTACGACCCGACCCTCGGGCGGTTCCTGTCAGCGGATCCCTTCGTGCAAGCGCCAGAGACGACTCAGTCTTTCAACCGCTACAGCTATGTCATCAACAACCCCCTCAGCTACACCGATCCGAGCGGATTCTGGGTTGACGACGATTTCAGCAAGAACGGCCACAATGACCCTGGCGCTCCAGGCGGGTCCGGATTTGGTGGCTATGATGGCTCTGATGGATCTACGCACAGAGACAGGATGGAAATGGGATCAGGCGGACCGGTACCGTCAAACGGAATAGATTGGGATGGCAGTGCTCGCGAGAGCAAATTGGGAGATGCCTTCGAAAAGTATGGGCTTAAGTACAGCCACATTATCGATTGGATCGACCCGAAAACGAGAGAGGAAGCTTGGCGGGATTACGTCACCAATACGGCAGGCCGAGTCTTTCACGGACGCCTGCGTTACGAACACATACCTGGGATGCTGGAAGAGGTCACTGACCTGTTTGGGTTGTCGCCAGAAGAAGTCGACAGCATCGTAGGAATGTCGCCGAGTTCGTTTGGCGGGTTAGAGTGGTCATATGCAGAGAACGAATACGGAACTTTCGCTGATATGACAGTAACTCAAAACCTTTGGGAGCAGGCAAAATCACGTCGTTTGTCTGACGGAAGCTTGCCTCCATCAGTTGTCGATTTGTACGCCTTGGAATATGGAGAATTCAAAACGACCATCGCTATTGGCGATGAATATGGCGGGAACTGGGCCGCACCAGACTCTCCGTTCGGCTCAACGATTTCCTTCATAGGCTCGGCGGGAACCATTAACTTTAACCCTCGGAGGTCGGGACTACTTGCAGGCGGCATTAAGCGTAATGCAGAAGCTTCCCTCGTCCATGAAGCCCATCATGTGCGACAATTCAACACTGGAGCGATAGGTTTCTTTAATGCCAGTGAACGCGCAGAGGTTGCTGCCACTTCGGTCGAGAACTGGCACAGGAAAGCAATGGGTATAGAGCAGAGAGCACTTTATGGTAATTGGGCTGTGCCCACCCACTAATTGAGGAGTCGCAGAATGAAAGTGCTGATCGCTAGTTTGGGACTTGTGTTAGCGATGCTATACAATCATGCCAGCGTAAGAGCGGAGCAAGATGTGAAACACGAAAATGAGTTTGCATCAGAAACTAGCTTTAGCTCTGAAGAATTCACGTTACCTCTTGCCATAAATGTAGAACCGGGAACTGAGCTATATCATGACCCTATGTGGGCCATTAAAATAGTAGACATATGGGCCGATGGTCAGCGTGTAACTGAAAAACGGTCGGGCATTTATCTCGATGATATCAATATTGAATCAGGGATCGTTAATAGCAGACTATTTATATACAAAATTAGGATCAGCGTGATGTTGTTTGGCGACATATCATCAAATGGTGATTACGAAGTTGTTAAGTATTCGATCCCTAAAGACGTAAAGACGCTGAAAATCAGTTATCGCTTCGCTGACTATAACGGCAGCATTGATCCCAGAGTTTATACGGTAAGAGCATTTCGCACCAGATGAGCGCGCATCATCTGTCGGTTCCTTCCTCGGGATGCTATTCGCGATGTTGCCGGGATTGCGGCGATGGATTCAGATTACGGTGACAGATTACGGTGACAGATTACGGTGACAGTGCACCAAATTGACTCAATCAGGGTCCGGGTTTAGCCTCCGTCGATGGCTCGTTTAGATTACGGTGACAGTGCACTAAATTGACGCAATCACGCTTCGAGCTTAACGTTCTTCCATGGCTCGTCTGGCGCGCGTGGTGATCCCCAACCTGCCCCACCACGTCACACAGCGTGGCAATGGCCGGGCGCAGACCTTTTTCAGCGACGACGATTACCGCCTTTATCTCGACCTGCTACACAAACATTGCACGGAGGCCCCGGCAGGTATTTTGGGATTACGGTGACAGTGCACGAAATTGACGCTGTCAGAAGCTGACGCTAACCTTCTCCGATGGCTCGTCTGGCCCGCGTAGTAATCCCCGACCTGCCACATCACGTCACCCAACGGGGCAACGGCCGGGCGCAGACCTTTTTCAGCGACGACGATTACCGGCTCTATCTCGACCTGCTGCGCAAACACTGCACGGAGGCCGAGGTGAGCATTTGGGCCTGGGTGCCCCTGCCGAACCACGTGCATCTGATCTTGACGCCGCGCGATGCGGACGGCATCCGGCGGGCGCTCTCGAAGGTGCATCGCGCCTATGCCGGGCACGTTCACGCGCGGCTGCAAAAGGATTACGGTGACAGTGCACGAAATTGACGCGACCGGACTTTGGCCTTAACCTTTCCTGATGTCTCGTCTGGCGCGCGTAGTGATCCCCAACCTGCCCCACCACGTCACACAGCGTGGCAATGGCCGGGCGCAGACCTTTTTCAGCGACGACGATTATCGGCTTTATCTTGACCTGTTGCGCAAACATTGCACGGAGGCCGAGGTAGGCATTTGGGCCTGGGTGCTCATGCCGAACCACGTGCACCTGATCTTAACGCCGCAGGATGCGGACGGCATCCGGCGGGCGCTCTCGAAGGTGCATCGCATCTATGCCGGGCACGTTCACGCGCGGCTGCAAAAGACCGGCCACTTTTGGCAAGGAAGGTTCGGCTGTGTGCCGATGGATGAAGCTCATCTTGAGGCCGCCTTGCGCTATGTAGCGCTCAATCCGGTGCGGGCCCGCCTCGCGAAGCAGGCGGTGGATTGGCAATGGTCGAGCGTGCACGATCAGCTCTCGCGCAAGCGAAGCGGCACGCTCACCGACACCGCGCCGGTGCGGGAGCGCTATCCCAATTTTGCCGCTTTGATCGAGGCGGGCGAGGATGAGGACTTGTCAATGGCCCTGCGCCGGGCGGAGTCCATCGGCCGCCCGCTGGGCAATGCGGCATTTGTGGAGACGCTCGAGCGCCAAACCGGCCGCACCCTACAACCCGCCAAGCGCGGGCCGAAACCGCAACAGGCACAGAAGCTGGAAAGGTGAGTTCATCAATTAACTGCACTGTCACCGTAATGCGAGTGGGCGCTTGAACGAAACCGATACTGCGATTGCGACCGAAATAGCCAGGGACATAGCAAAAGCACTAGGTGGAAGATGACAAAGAATCGGCCAAACTCAATCACAGATTCTCTCTTCGCACGATTTCCGCGTTTTGCCGCGTCGACAGACACTACCGAGGAACGCTATATCATTGTGAGCAACTTTGCCTTTTTTGTGGTTGATGGAATTGAAACAGGTAACTTCACAGAAGGTGAGACTGAGAATGCGTTCCAATTCATGAATGACCTAGGCTCTTCTGATAGTCTTGATATCCAGAACCTACTAGTTGTCGCTATCTTTGAGAAACTCGTGGACTCGGAAGAGTGTCGCAAAGTCGCGCATCAGCGGTTGGAGGGCAAAGCACGGGACTTGTTCGAACGTACTCTTGCTGGCTGGCCAAGTTCTTGGCCTCTGAAAATCAATTCAAACGCCGGAGAGAACTAGGCTGTCAGAGTTCCAAAAAATGCCAACTCTTTAGATCGCGCATCTTTTAATACTAGTATGTTGCAGAATGGACGGATAGGCCACCAACATGACAGGGGCCGCTCCTGATCAGTGCCGGATCAAGATGCGCCCTTGGCGCACGAGTCTAGTATTTTGATTGACCCGGCGAGCATCGGTGTCCGCCAACTTCTTCTGAATGACTTCCTGCTCCTGCTTCTAGCCGTCGTACACTAGAGTTATTTCACCTGTCAGATCACGCATGGCTCTCCTCACTTGCCGACGCTGAGCAATTTCTTTCTCCCATCCACACTCCTCGCCGCCCCCTTCATCGGCTCCTTCCTCGGCACGCTGATCTTGCGGCTGCCTGAAGGGCGGCCGGTGGTCTTCGACCGCTCGCGCTGTGAGGCCTGCGGGCAGGTGCTGGGCGCGCTCGATCAGGTACCCGTCTTCTCCTGGCTCGCCTTCAAAGGCCGCTGCCGGCACTGCGGCACGAAGCTCGGCGTCTTCTATCCACTGATCGAACTGGCGGCGCTGGGCGTTGCCCTCTGGGCGGCGTTCACCGTGCCCCCTCACCTCGTCTGGCCGACGGCGGCGCTGGGCTGGGTGTTGCTGGTGCTGGCGGCGATCGACGCCAAGCACTTCCTCCTGCCCGACGTGCTGACCCTGCCGCTGATCCCGGCGGGGCTGGCGGTCGCCTGGTGGCTCGATCCGGCCGGCTTGCCCGGCGGGCACGTCCTCCACCACGCGCTGGGCGCGGCCCTCGGCTTCCTCGGCTTCGCTGCGCCCGCCCGGGCCTAGCAGCGGCCGGACATCGCCAGCCTGACCGTCGAGAGCCAGACCTACGACACCCGCGCGCTCTATGACGCCGCGGGCCGGGCCGATACCCTGGTCTACCCCACGGGCTTCCAGGTGAAGTCCCACTTCACCGCCAACGGCCACCTCTCCTCGGTGACCGACGAGCTCTCGACCGTCACCTACTGGCAGGCGACGACGGTGAACGCCGAGGGCCAGGTGACGGCCGAGACCCTGGGCAACGGCGTCGCCACGGCCCGCGTCTACGACCCGGCGACCAGCCGCATCGACTCCATCGTCACCACCAAGGGCGCCACCGGCATCCAGGACCTGGCCTTCGACTTCGATACCCTGGGCAACCTGACGGCGCGCCGTGACCTGCGCCAGGACCGCGAGGAGGCCTTCACCTACGACGGCCTCAACCGCCTGACCGGCACAACGCTGACCGACACCGCGACCCTGGCGACCCTCGCCACCACGGCCTACAGGTACGACAACCTGGGCAACATCGTCACCAAGTCCGACGTGGCGGGCGGGTCGAACTACGTCTACGGGCTGGCCGGCGCCGGGCCGCACGCGGTCTCGCAGATCGGCGCGAAGCTCTACAGCTACGATCTCAACGGCGCCATGGTCTCGGGCGACGGCAAGACCACCGCCTGGACCTCCTTCAACAAGCCGGAACAGATCACCGACACCCTGGCCGGGGATCTGACGAGTTTCGTCTACGGCCCCAGTCGCGCCCGGGTGAAGCAGCAGATCGTCGACGGCGGCCTCAGCACCACTGTCATCTACGTCGGCAGCCATTTCGAGAAGAAGGTGCGCCCCGGCGAGGACGACGAGTTGGTGCACTACATCCGCGCCGGCGGCAGCGTGGTGGCCATCCGCACCACTTACAGCGACGTCGGCACGCTCAGCGACAAGACCCGCTACCTGCACCGCGACCACCTGGGCTCGGTCGCGGCCGTCACCGACGAAGCCGGCGCGGTCACCGAGCGCTTCTCCTACGATCCCCACGGCAAGCGCCGCCTCACCGACTGGCAGGCCGGCACCCCCGCCGCCGCGGCCGAGACTCCGCGGGGCTTCACCGGCCACGAACACCTCGACGCCGTCGGCCTCATCCACATGAACGGCCGCGTCTACGACCCGACCCTGGGACGGTTCCTAAGTGCGGATCCCTTCGTGACGTATCCGGAGACCACGCAGGGCTTCAATCGCTACAGCTACGTCAACAACAACCCGCTCAGCTACACCGATCCAAGTGGGTTTGAGGGATATGCAGCCGAGAGGACAGACAACTCCCTGGGAGGAAAGGGATGGGAAGGAGAGATTGGCCATGCCCTTGATGGCTTCAACGACTGGGCCAACGATCAACTCAATGGCCTGGAGGATTACTTCGGGATAAGCATTGACGCACCTGGGCGCCTCTCGGCAGCCGAGGTGCAGGGAATCGTTGATGGCTTAAACGGTCTTCCCGAAACAGTAAGAAACGACCCTAATGCGGTTAGGGATCTTGTTGAAGGATTTGTCAATAGCACCACCGGAAGAGTTTC encodes the following:
- a CDS encoding toxin TcdB middle/N-terminal domain-containing protein gives rise to the protein MLLAAGSLQSAQAQATVAGVTSGALSVDETGSAGYTIPIAVPPGIAGMQPSLALVYQSHGGNGTAGVGWGLSASSSIHRCSQTLAQDGAIHGVDFSADDRFCLDGQRLVAISGAYGANGTEYRTEIDSFARIVSHGTAGTGPLSFTVETKSGRTLEYGNTADARLGVAAASEIRLWSLNKVSDTLGNAMTYHYVEGAADSSYRLDRIEYTSNAGQSVLPQSEVRFVYEARPDVRTSYLAGAKLAMTKRLAAVETWSGSGTGLALVKRYSLTYETSPATSRSRLTAITECDANSNCLQPVNLGWLGEVPDFDTTVIASDTVTNLWGLSRNDWAANTRELHMLDYNGDGLSDILLQGVDENRFNYLLTHSGPAPDLLTSITDSLGRTSTLDYAPLTDATVYAKDSDAVFPVVDIQAPLYVVKSVSSDDGVGGQKVTSYSYAGAKVHVQGRGFRGFRQMTATDQQTGIVTTTDYSQVFPTTAQVLTSVKTLTDGTTIKTIANTWDQLSLNTGKTVWPYVASSTSKDYEPNDGVGNLPVVSRTATAVFDVYGDPTNLTTTTTGGGETFTETTVNSYQNIATPTRWLPGLVTRSEVTRSRPGGP
- a CDS encoding toxin TcdB middle/N-terminal domain-containing protein → MKRRSDILRPSLATALALGVLQAVGSLQSAQAQATVAGVTSGALSVDETGSAGYTIPIAVPPGIAGMQPSLALVYQSHGGNGTAGVGWGLSASSSIHRCSQTLAQDGAIHGVDFSAQDRFCLDGQRLVAISGAYGADGSEYRTEIDSFARITSHGTAGTGPLSFTVETKSGRTLEYGNTADARLGVAAASEIRLWSLNKVSDTLGNAMTYHYVEGAADSSYRLDRIEYTSNAGQSVLPQSEVRFVYEARPDVRTSYLAGAKLAMTKRLAAVETWSGSGSGLALVKRYSLTYETSPATSRSRLTSITECDANSNCLQPVSLGWQGSALNYTKEIVNDSWGMSVSAWAADKRTLHILDYNGDGRSDILVQAETNSLSSVLLTSNGNGFDKSIITDSWGMSASAWAGDKRVLHILDYNGDGLSDILVQGKTDGLSSALLTSNGSGFDKTIIDSLWGMSNSAWSADKRILHPFDYNGDGLTDILVQGRTNSLSSVLLTSNGTGFEKAVIDSSWGLTLGALSAAERILHVFDYNGDGLDDILIQGKNSNNGTSLLTSNGSGFDRTVVTNSWGMSLMGWAAVERVIHTIDHNGDGLDDILIQGIDDTHITALLTSNGTGFAKRDVTNSWGMSLSAWGANRRTLHVLDHNGDGLSDILAQGKSAPSLHSTVLLTSTGAEYTKTVVSDLWNMDVGAWASDERILHILDYNGDGLPDILGQGKSSSLWTFTLTHSGPAPDLLASITDSLGRVSTLDYAPLTEATVYAKDSDAVFPVVDIQAPLYVVKSVSSDDGVGGQKVTSYSYAGAKVHVQGRGFRGFRQMKATDQQTGIVTTTDYSQVFPTTAQVLTSVKRLSDGATIKTIANTWDQLSLNTGKTVWPYVASSTSEDYEPNDGVGNLPVVSRTATAVFDVYGNPTNLTTTTTGGGETFTETTVNSYQNIATPTRWLPGLVTRSEVTRSRPGAP
- a CDS encoding RHS repeat-associated core domain-containing protein, which produces MTPIRSVPAPRLSRFGGRLASGALSTLALGSLALAATLLLAATPGAQAQVISDTRVTTFTYDSNTGLLLQRVSEPDNAAIALTTGYTYDGFGNQLTSTVSGPDIATRTTTATYSADGRFAATVTNALGHTETRVIDGRFGNVTSLTGPNSLSTTWVYDGFGRKTKELRADGTESRWTYELCATQCPAGAVYMVSAQDFITSSNTATTAKAIEYLDKLNRVFRSEGEGFDGTPVYADTLFTARGEVHKVSKPYFAGTAAQNILWAENAYDVVGRRTSVTLPDGGVESTDFSGLTTTLTNALSQTSLRVENAIGELVSATDNLANVTTYSYDAFGNLLSTNAAGVVTTMTYDIRGLKTAMDDPDMGVWSYSYDALGQLTSQTDAKSQVVTMAYDKLGRMVSRTDDYGTPQAATTAWTYDSATKGVGKIAAVSAPAINYAETMTYDSVGRPDIASLTFESQTYDTRALYDAAGRADTLVYPSGFQVKSHFTANGHLSSVTDELSSVTYWQATTVNAEGQVTAETLGNGVATARVYDPATSRIDSIVTTKGATGIQDLAFDFDTLGNLTARRDLRQDREEAFTYDGLNRLTGTTLTDTATLATLATTTYSYDALGNIITKSDVAGGSTYVYGLAGAGPHAVSQIGAKLYSYDLNGSMVSGDGKTTAWTSFNKPAQITDTLTGDLTSFVYGPSRARVKQQIVDGGLSTTVVYVGSHFEKKVRPGEDDELVHYIRAGGGVVAIYTQYDDGYTITDKTRYLHRDHLGSVDVVTDEAGVEKERYSYDPHGKRRLSDWQAGTPTTPGETPRGFTGHEHLDAVGLIHMNGRVYDPTLGRFLSADPFVQAPETTQSFNRYSYVINNPLSYTDPSGFWVDDDFSKNGHNDPGAPGGSGFGGYDGSDGSTHRDRMEMGSGGPVPSNGIDWDGSARESKLGDAFEKYGLKYSHIIDWIDPKTREEAWRDYVTNTAGRVFHGRLRYEHIPGMLEEVTDLFGLSPEEVDSIVGMSPSSFGGLEWSYAENEYGTFADMTVTQNLWEQAKSRRLSDGSLPPSVVDLYALEYGEFKTTIAIGDEYGGNWAAPDSPFGSTISFIGSAGTINFNPRRSGLLAGGIKRNAEASLVHEAHHVRQFNTGAIGFFNASERAEVAATSVENWHRKAMGIEQRALYGNWAVPTH
- a CDS encoding transposase yields the protein MARLARVVIPDLPHHVTQRGNGRAQTFFSDDDYRLYLDLLRKHCTEAEVSIWAWVPLPNHVHLILTPRDADGIRRALSKVHRAYAGHVHARLQKDYGDSARN